From a region of the Xyrauchen texanus isolate HMW12.3.18 chromosome 39, RBS_HiC_50CHRs, whole genome shotgun sequence genome:
- the pex11g gene encoding peroxisomal membrane protein 11C: MRIACRMQNSVESLINVLESYRGRDKVIRILCYGSQLVGGVISGKNSHSSLGRSLLLFSAQLSQCRTTLRLFDDLSMLAYSMNYGLGSTEEDALVRWMSILNNVADQLYYPCEHIAWAADAELIKTKSDRWWVLSTVLWGMSLLLSVLRSIRLIFILKKKVPKCQRAVSAGSREEAIAHRATLRRQIQREVFSILSSLADLSNAIHWMPPGLLWAGRFPPWLVGLMGTTSSLIGLLHFSSSDQGACS; the protein is encoded by the exons ATGAGAATTGCATGCAGAATGCAGAATTCAGTTGAATCCCTGATAAATGTTTTAGAGTCCTACAGAGGAAGAGATAAAGTg ATCAGGATTCTGTGCTATGGATCTCAGCTGGTAGGTGGAGTTATATCTGGCAAGAACTCACATTCTTCATTGGGGAGAAGTCTCCTGCTCTTCTCTGCTCAGTTGAGTCAATGCAGAACCACACTCAGGCTCTTTGATGACCTGTCCATGCTGGCATACTCCATGAACTATGGGTTAGGGTCCACG GAGGAGGATGCTTTGGTGCGTTGGATGTCCATTCTGAATAATGTAGCTGATCAGTTGTATTACCCCTGTGAGCACATCGCCTGGGCAGCAGATGCAGAACTCATCAAAACCAAATCTGACAGGTGGTGGGTGCTGAGCACAGTCCTCTGGGGCATGTCACTGCTCTTGAGCGTACTCAG atCCATTAGACTCATCTTTATTCTAAAGAAGAAAGTGCCCAAGTGTCAAAGGGCAGTTTCAGCTGGCAGCAG GGAGGAAGCAATTGCTCACAGAGCTACTCTCCGGAGGCAGATCCAGAGGGAAGTCTTCAGTATCTTGAGCAGCCTGGCAGATCTCAGCAATGCCATTCACTGGATGCCGCCTGGACTTCTTTGGGCTGGGCGGTTTCCTCCTTGGCTGGTGGGACTGATGGGAACAACCTCATCTCTGATCGGCCTGCTACACTTTAGCTCCAGTGATCAAGGAGCATGTTCCTGA